Genomic segment of Candoia aspera isolate rCanAsp1 chromosome 2, rCanAsp1.hap2, whole genome shotgun sequence:
ttccgactgaaacttttcccacaatccagacattcatatggtttctctcctgtgtgcgTCCTCTGATGTAGTACCAGATTGGAATTAAcactgaaacacttcccacaatccagacactcatacggtttctctcctgtgtgagacCTCTGGTGTATGGCCAGGTAGGAATTCACactgaaacgtttcccacaatccagacactcgaacggtttctctcctgtgtgagtcctctggtgtatcacaagGTGGGAATTCCGATTGAAATTTTTCCCACAATcgggacactcatacggtttttctcctgtgtgagtcctctggtgtatcaccagttcagatttccgactgaaacttttcccacaatcagaacactgatatggtttctctcctgtgtgaatcctctggtgtttcaccaggttgGACTTCAAGGAGAAACTTTTCCCACAGGCCAGACACAcatatggtttttctcctgtgtgagtcctctggtggttcaccattTCAGatttccaactgaaacttttcctacaatccggacactcatacagtttctctcctgtgtgagtcctctggtgtttcgcCATTTCGgatttccgactgaaacttttcccacaatctggacactcatatggtttctctcctgtgtgagtcctctggtgtatcagcAGGTAGGAACTCTGAATGAATTTTTTCCCACAATCTAGGCACTCGTATGGTTTCACTCCTGTGTGAATCTTCTGGTGTATTACAaggttggaattctgactgaaacttttcccacaatccggacactcgtacggtttctctcctgtgtgagtactctggtgtatcaccaggtgggaattctgactgaaacctttcccacaatctggacactcgtacggtttctctcctgtgtgagtcctctggtgtttcaccagttTGGACTTCCaattgaaacttttcccacaatctggacactcatatgatTTCTCCCCAGTTTGAGTCCTCTGGTGATTGACCAGGGTGGTGTGGTTGCTAAAGTTTTTGCCGCTTTGAGAACACTGGCAGGCCTCTTTGCCAGTGTGGGTCCTCTCATGCATAATCAGCTGTGATCTGCGATCTGTGCTTTTCCCACAATGTACATCTCTGTGGGGCTTTTCCACCACTGATATTCTTGGATTCTCAAGGAGATCAAAACTATTTCTGATCCCTTGTCTGGTGGTGCTTTGattcaagcaactctttcctTCCTCACAGGGTGATGCTTGCATTACTGTCTGCCCTACATGGCTATCCAAgtgacctcttcctccccactgaccTCCAGGCATTTCCCTTTTTCCTAATTTGAAATTATCCCCCTTGATATTTTCATGTAATATTTGAGTTCCACCTACTCAATTTTTTCCAGCAcaaaactctcttcctgtttttctctccctcttctgtCACTTGTTGGGGTAGAAGAGTTTTGGGGTTCTCtggggaaaatggaaaagatCTGATTGCTGGCttaatttgctttcctttttaagccAGTTGTTGAGAAGGCTGTTATTGGCATCCTTTTCGTCTGTAAGATTCAAACAcaagtgttagtttaattattatcTATAAAACGGCTGCACAtgtacaaacaacaacaaataagcatagattacaatgaaaaaggaaaagtgccaAAAGGCTAGATTAAGATCCATCGTTCATTATGAATCATTTGACAcacagaagactagcagggcCAAGTTCACATCCTGAACTTCACCTGCTGGCTTGGGTCAGTTACAGATTCTTAGCACTGCGAAGGGTTATCATCAAGGATATCTGGAAATTCTGGGGATGGATtctacacacacacgcacaaacaaaTATAGAAACACACGAAGTTGGCATTTTCTGGCAGTTGCTCATTTGATTCTCGCCGcggaggaaacgaggcagccCCACTCGGTCCCGGCCTCTCCTCCCGCCTGTCCTCCACTCACCTTCAGGCCGCTACTGCTCCGACCAATCCGGGGAAAACCACAGAGCGGTCCTCCACGCTACTCTCCTCCCAGGCGGGAGCCAGAACAGGAAGTTCCTCTGCACTCCTCCACTTCCCCGACATACTCTCTAGCAACCCA
This window contains:
- the LOC134492097 gene encoding zinc finger protein 345-like isoform X2, giving the protein MPGSQWGGRGHLDSHVGQTVMQASPCEEGKSCLNQSTTRQGIRNSFDLLENPRISVVEKPHRDVHCGKSTDRRSQLIMHERTHTGKEACQCSQSGKNFSNHTTLVNHQRTQTGEKSYECPDCGKSFNWKSKLVKHQRTHTGEKPYECPDCGKGFSQNSHLVIHQSTHTGEKPYECPDCGKSFSQNSNLVIHQKIHTGVKPYECLDCGKKFIQSSYLLIHQRTHTGEKPYECPDCGKSFSRKSEMAKHQRTHTGEKLYECPDCRKSFSWKSEMVNHQRTHTGEKPYVCLACGKSFSLKSNLVKHQRIHTGEKPYQCSDCGKSFSRKSELVIHQRTHTGEKPYECPDCGKNFNRNSHLVIHQRTHTGEKPFECLDCGKRFSVNSYLAIHQRSHTGEKPYECLDCGKCFSVNSNLVLHQRTHTGEKPYECLDCGKSFSRNSNLVKHQWTHTGQKPYECPDCGKSFSRNSFLVIHRRTHTGEKLYECPDCGKSFSRNSFLVIHRRTHTGEKLYECPDCGKSFSQNSFLVIHQRTHTGEKPYECMDCGKSFFWNSHLVIHQRTHTGEKPYECPDCGKDFIARSSLLNHVALHVGEKPFKCPDCGRCFTNNSCLSRHKKMHMGLEVLSVEKA
- the LOC134492097 gene encoding zinc finger protein 345-like isoform X1, which translates into the protein MPGGQWGGRGHLDSHVGQTVMQASPCEEGKSCLNQSTTRQGIRNSFDLLENPRISVVEKPHRDVHCGKSTDRRSQLIMHERTHTGKEACQCSQSGKNFSNHTTLVNHQRTQTGEKSYECPDCGKSFNWKSKLVKHQRTHTGEKPYECPDCGKGFSQNSHLVIHQSTHTGEKPYECPDCGKSFSQNSNLVIHQKIHTGVKPYECLDCGKKFIQSSYLLIHQRTHTGEKPYECPDCGKSFSRKSEMAKHQRTHTGEKLYECPDCRKSFSWKSEMVNHQRTHTGEKPYVCLACGKSFSLKSNLVKHQRIHTGEKPYQCSDCGKSFSRKSELVIHQRTHTGEKPYECPDCGKNFNRNSHLVIHQRTHTGEKPFECLDCGKRFSVNSYLAIHQRSHTGEKPYECLDCGKCFSVNSNLVLHQRTHTGEKPYECLDCGKSFSRNSNLVKHQWTHTGQKPYECPDCGKSFSRNSFLVIHRRTHTGEKLYECPDCGKSFSRNSFLVIHRRTHTGEKLYECPDCGKSFSQNSFLVIHQRTHTGEKPYECMDCGKSFFWNSHLVIHQRTHTGEKPYECPDCGKDFIARSSLLNHVALHVGEKPFKCPDCGRCFTNNSCLSRHKKMHMGLEVLSVEKA